From the genome of Phreatobacter cathodiphilus, one region includes:
- a CDS encoding dihydrofolate reductase, with translation MTPIVLIAAVAANGAIGRDNHLLWRLKSDMAHFRAATAGLPLVMGRKTFESFGGKPLPTRLNIVASRQPGLSLPGAVVTGSLEAALAIAHAEALRSGAPEIAVLGGADIYAQAMPRADRLLITHVDAEPEADAFFPAIDPAIWTAETGTEHPAGPGDDHPFRVVAYRRTSGGTPHGAAQGPDTSPR, from the coding sequence TTGACCCCCATCGTCCTCATCGCGGCCGTCGCCGCCAACGGCGCCATCGGCCGCGACAACCACCTGCTCTGGCGCCTGAAGTCCGACATGGCGCATTTCCGTGCCGCCACGGCCGGCCTGCCGCTGGTCATGGGGCGCAAGACCTTCGAGAGCTTCGGCGGCAAGCCGCTGCCGACGCGCCTCAACATCGTCGCCTCCCGCCAGCCCGGCCTGTCGCTGCCCGGCGCCGTCGTCACCGGCTCGCTCGAGGCGGCTCTCGCCATCGCCCATGCCGAGGCGCTGCGCTCGGGCGCCCCGGAGATAGCGGTTCTCGGCGGGGCTGACATCTATGCCCAGGCCATGCCGCGGGCCGACCGGCTCCTCATCACCCATGTCGATGCCGAGCCGGAGGCCGACGCCTTCTTTCCCGCCATCGACCCGGCGATCTGGACCGCGGAGACAGGAACCGAGCACCCGGCGGGACCCGGCGACGACCACCCTTTCCGTGTCGTCGCCTACCGGCGCACCAGCGGCGGAACGCCGCATGGCGCAGCGCAGGGGCCGGACACCTCCCCCCGTTAG
- a CDS encoding DNA-binding protein, protein MSFGLKRADLHQLAEAKYEDALLLLSHRRPSNAFYMAGYAVEIGFKACIALQFAAHSIPDRRFVSAVYTHSLKELVGLAGLTGEMKQRQVDDVQFAANWSVVVQWSEESRYRMIDELTASSMIDAVGNRNHGVLPWLKLHW, encoded by the coding sequence GTGAGCTTTGGCCTGAAGCGGGCTGATCTGCATCAGTTGGCGGAAGCCAAGTATGAAGATGCGCTCCTGCTGCTGTCCCATAGACGCCCATCCAACGCCTTCTATATGGCGGGGTATGCGGTCGAGATCGGCTTCAAAGCCTGTATCGCGCTGCAGTTTGCGGCTCACTCCATCCCTGATCGCCGCTTCGTCTCGGCGGTCTACACTCATTCATTGAAGGAGCTTGTCGGACTGGCCGGTCTTACTGGGGAAATGAAACAGCGTCAGGTTGACGATGTCCAGTTCGCGGCGAATTGGTCGGTCGTGGTACAATGGTCCGAGGAAAGCCGCTATCGGATGATCGATGAACTGACCGCGAGCAGCATGATCGACGCGGTCGGAAATCGGAACCACGGAGTTCTCCCATGGCTGAAACTGCACTGGTAG
- the hflC gene encoding protease modulator HflC — translation MNSSLKLVFGVVAAIALFVLANSFFIVQMTQHAIVLRFGQVVREPISEPGLYFKVPFIENVVTVDKRILDLDLPVQTVLSTDRQNLDVDAFARYRITQPLRFFQTVRTIPNANTRLASFVNSSMRNIIAGATMAQLIRTDRDRLMNRIQEEVNREATTLGVAIVDLRLTRVDLPQVNQEAVFNRMQTERRQEAADLRATGQQAAVTIRARADREVVGILAEADRRSEELRGAGDAERNKIFAEAFNRDPDFFSFYRTMQAYEQSLKQSDTRMVLSPNSEFFRYFGDPAGRRNGPRPPAPGTPATPPTGN, via the coding sequence ATGAACTCCTCTCTGAAACTCGTCTTCGGCGTCGTCGCCGCCATAGCGCTCTTCGTCCTCGCCAATTCGTTCTTCATCGTCCAGATGACGCAGCACGCCATCGTGCTGCGCTTCGGGCAGGTGGTGCGCGAGCCGATCAGCGAGCCGGGCCTCTACTTCAAGGTTCCGTTCATCGAGAACGTGGTGACCGTGGACAAGCGCATCCTCGACCTCGACCTGCCGGTGCAGACGGTGCTCTCCACCGACCGCCAGAACCTCGACGTGGACGCCTTCGCGCGCTACCGGATCACCCAGCCGCTGCGCTTCTTCCAGACGGTGCGGACGATCCCCAACGCCAACACGCGCCTCGCCAGCTTCGTCAATTCCTCGATGCGCAACATCATCGCCGGCGCCACCATGGCGCAGCTGATCCGCACGGATCGCGACCGGCTGATGAACCGCATCCAGGAAGAGGTGAACCGCGAAGCGACGACGCTGGGCGTCGCCATCGTCGACCTGCGCCTCACCCGGGTCGACCTGCCTCAGGTCAACCAGGAGGCGGTGTTCAACCGCATGCAGACCGAACGCCGCCAGGAGGCCGCCGACCTGCGCGCCACCGGTCAGCAGGCGGCGGTGACCATCCGCGCCCGCGCCGACCGCGAGGTCGTCGGCATTCTCGCCGAAGCGGACCGGCGGTCGGAGGAGCTCCGCGGTGCGGGCGATGCCGAGCGCAACAAGATCTTCGCCGAGGCCTTCAACCGCGATCCGGACTTCTTCTCCTTCTACCGGACGATGCAGGCCTACGAGCAGAGCCTGAAGCAGAGCGACACCCGCATGGTGCTGTCGCCCAACTCCGAGTTCTTCCGCTATTTCGGCGACCCGGCAGGCCGGCGGAACGGCCCCCGGCCCCCGGCTCCGGGGACCCCGGCGACGCCGCCGACGGGCAACTGA
- a CDS encoding tyrosine-type recombinase/integrase: protein MKDTKEGLSVRPVGLPALELLEQRRPDEASSPTFPGTIEGKPVGFPKHWRKIAELTPLADVAPHVLRHSYARLANDLGFTGATVAALLGHAQGSVTTRYIHEMDTAIIKHWTRSRDTCRAYSMA from the coding sequence TTGAAGGACACGAAGGAAGGCCTGTCGGTCAGGCCGGTCGGGCTTCCCGCGCTCGAGCTCTTGGAGCAGCGTCGGCCTGACGAGGCGAGTAGCCCAACCTTTCCGGGAACGATTGAAGGTAAGCCGGTCGGCTTTCCCAAGCACTGGCGCAAGATCGCGGAGTTAACGCCGCTCGCCGATGTGGCACCCCACGTCCTTCGCCACAGCTATGCACGCCTCGCCAATGATCTCGGTTTCACCGGAGCGACCGTAGCCGCACTTCTTGGCCACGCGCAGGGGTCCGTCACTACCCGCTACATCCACGAGATGGACACCGCGATAATCAAGCACTGGACGCGGTCTCGGGATACGTGCAGGGCTTACTCGATGGCCTGA
- a CDS encoding IS3 family transposase (programmed frameshift) — protein MKRARFTEEQIIAVLREHEAGAKTADLARKHGISEATLYNWKARYGGMDVSEAKRLKQLEDENAKLKKLLAEQMLDAAALRELLGKKMVGPAAKREAVAHLRAVMGLSERRACSIVDADRKMVRYRSCRPPDLALRTQLRDLANERRRFGYRRLFVLLRRDGEPSGINRIYRLYREEGLTVRKRRVRRRAVGTRAPILVEAKANARWSLDFVHDQLACGRRFRILNVVDDVTRECLAAIPDTSISGRRVARELTGLIERRGKPDMIVSDHGTEFTSNAMLAWAQENRVTWHFTAPGKPMQNGFCESFNGRMRDELLNESLFFGLDHARIRIAAWADDYNLRRPHSALGYIPPAAYAAKLTTAAQSRAKPAEALTAAG, from the exons ATGAAGCGAGCAAGGTTCACCGAGGAGCAGATCATCGCGGTTCTGCGCGAGCACGAGGCGGGGGCGAAGACCGCCGACCTGGCGCGTAAGCACGGGATCTCGGAAGCGACGCTGTACAACTGGAAGGCCCGCTATGGCGGGATGGATGTCTCCGAGGCGAAGCGGCTGAAGCAGCTCGAGGACGAGAACGCCAAGCTGAAGAAGCTTCTGGCTGAGCAGATGTTGGATGCAGCTGCACTTCGCGAGCTTCTCG GCAAAAAAATGGTAGGGCCCGCCGCCAAGCGCGAGGCAGTCGCGCATCTGCGGGCCGTCATGGGCCTGTCGGAACGGCGGGCCTGCAGCATCGTCGACGCTGACCGGAAGATGGTCCGCTATCGGTCGTGTCGTCCGCCGGATTTGGCCCTGCGAACCCAGCTGCGCGACCTCGCCAATGAGCGGAGGCGCTTCGGCTATCGCAGGTTATTTGTGCTTCTACGCCGCGACGGCGAGCCTTCCGGGATCAACCGCATCTACCGGCTCTACCGCGAGGAAGGCCTGACCGTGCGCAAGCGGCGCGTCAGACGCCGCGCAGTCGGAACACGGGCACCGATCCTCGTCGAAGCGAAGGCCAACGCACGCTGGTCGCTCGACTTCGTCCATGATCAGCTTGCCTGCGGCCGGCGCTTCCGCATTCTCAACGTGGTCGATGACGTCACTCGGGAATGCCTTGCCGCCATTCCCGACACCTCGATCTCGGGGCGGCGCGTTGCACGCGAACTGACGGGGTTGATCGAACGTCGGGGCAAGCCAGACATGATCGTCTCCGATCACGGAACCGAGTTTACCTCGAACGCCATGCTCGCCTGGGCGCAGGAGAACCGGGTCACGTGGCACTTCACTGCGCCGGGCAAGCCCATGCAAAACGGCTTCTGCGAAAGCTTCAACGGACGCATGCGTGACGAACTGCTCAATGAGAGCCTGTTCTTCGGGCTCGACCACGCCAGGATCAGGATCGCCGCCTGGGCTGACGACTACAATCTCCGGCGCCCTCACTCGGCGCTCGGATATATCCCGCCGGCGGCCTATGCCGCCAAGCTCACCACCGCTGCGCAATCCCGCGCAAAACCCGCCGAGGCTCTAACCGCCGCTGGATGA
- a CDS encoding tripartite tricarboxylate transporter permease: protein MDMVANLALGFGVAFTVKNLGLCFLGCMIGTLIGVLPGVGPIATIAMLLPITFGLDPVGALIMLAGIYYGAQYGGSTTAILVNIPGEATSIVTVLDGHQMARNGRAGAALGISAIGSFFAGSVATIVIAALAAPLTRVALLFGPAEYFSLMVMGLIFAVVLARGSVIKAVAMVLLGLTLSTVGQDLETGADRMTFGWPELSDGIDFTTIAMGMFGFAEILRNLESPETRDVLKSKIGSLLPNWEEMKQSLMPVLRGTGLGAALGILPGNGAVLGPFASYTLEKKIAKDPSRFGKGAIEGVAGPESANNAGAQTSFIPLLTLGIPPNAVMALMVGAMTIHGIVPGPQVMEKRPDLFWGMIASMWIGNLMLLIINLPMIGLWVKLLKVPYRMLFPSILMFCCIGIYSVNNNPFDVMITAFFGLVGYAFIKMGFEVAPLLLGFVLGKLMEEYLRRSILMSRGDWSVFVDFVNRPISAVLIAIAVLMLIISFLPAITKKRDTVFVE, encoded by the coding sequence ATGGATATGGTTGCCAATCTGGCGCTGGGCTTCGGCGTCGCCTTCACCGTCAAGAACCTCGGTCTCTGCTTCCTCGGCTGCATGATCGGCACGCTGATCGGCGTGCTGCCCGGCGTCGGCCCGATCGCCACGATCGCCATGCTGCTGCCGATCACCTTCGGCCTCGACCCGGTCGGCGCGCTGATCATGCTCGCCGGCATCTACTACGGCGCGCAGTACGGCGGCTCGACCACGGCCATCCTCGTCAACATCCCCGGCGAGGCGACCTCCATCGTCACCGTGCTCGATGGCCACCAGATGGCCCGCAACGGCCGCGCCGGCGCCGCCCTCGGCATCTCCGCCATCGGCTCCTTCTTCGCCGGTTCGGTGGCCACGATCGTGATCGCGGCCCTCGCCGCGCCGCTGACCCGCGTCGCGCTGCTCTTCGGCCCGGCGGAGTATTTCTCGCTCATGGTCATGGGCCTGATCTTCGCCGTCGTGCTGGCGCGCGGCTCGGTCATCAAGGCCGTGGCCATGGTGCTGCTCGGCCTCACCCTCTCCACCGTCGGCCAGGACCTCGAGACCGGTGCCGACCGCATGACCTTCGGCTGGCCGGAACTCTCCGACGGCATCGACTTCACCACCATCGCCATGGGCATGTTCGGGTTCGCGGAAATCCTCCGCAATCTCGAATCGCCCGAGACGCGCGACGTGCTGAAGAGCAAGATCGGCAGCCTCCTGCCCAACTGGGAGGAGATGAAGCAGTCGCTCATGCCGGTGCTGCGCGGCACCGGCCTGGGCGCCGCCCTCGGCATCCTGCCCGGCAACGGCGCGGTGCTCGGTCCCTTCGCCAGCTACACGCTGGAGAAGAAGATCGCCAAGGATCCGAGCCGCTTCGGCAAGGGCGCGATCGAGGGCGTCGCGGGTCCGGAGAGCGCCAACAATGCCGGCGCGCAGACCTCCTTCATCCCGCTGCTGACGCTCGGCATCCCGCCCAACGCCGTCATGGCCCTCATGGTCGGCGCCATGACCATCCACGGCATCGTGCCGGGCCCGCAGGTCATGGAAAAGCGGCCCGATCTCTTCTGGGGCATGATCGCCTCGATGTGGATCGGCAACCTCATGCTGCTCATCATCAACCTGCCGATGATCGGCCTGTGGGTGAAGCTCCTGAAGGTGCCCTACCGCATGCTGTTCCCCTCGATCCTGATGTTCTGCTGCATCGGCATCTACTCGGTGAACAACAACCCCTTCGACGTGATGATCACCGCCTTCTTCGGCCTCGTCGGCTACGCCTTCATCAAGATGGGCTTCGAGGTCGCGCCGCTGCTGCTCGGCTTCGTGCTCGGCAAGCTGATGGAAGAGTATCTGCGCCGGTCGATCCTGATGTCGCGCGGCGACTGGTCGGTCTTCGTCGATTTCGTCAACCGGCCCATCTCGGCCGTGCTGATCGCCATCGCCGTGCTGATGCTGATCATCTCCTTCCTGCCGGCGATCACCAAGAAGCGCGACACCGTCTTTGTCGAGTGA
- the hflK gene encoding FtsH protease activity modulator HflK: protein MPWNNQGGGGPWGGGGTGGGGGGGPRGPWGQGPQGGGGGGGGNQPPDLEELIRRSQERLKNVLPGGGGNIGAKGIALIAVLGLIIYGLTGFYTVSQNEVGVNTVFGRHIGNAAPGLNWNPPAPFGTVYKVPVTDVRRTEIGYRSGGGPRGANREVPEESLMLTGDENIVDIDLEVQWDVNAAQVANFVFQLQNPEGTVKAVAESALRESIGRRNIQNILTVDQAAIASEIRQIMQRIMDDYQSGVNIRVVQLLSALPPTQVRNAFLDVNAAQQDQTRVQNEARTYANQVVPEARGRASQILQEAEAYRDRVVAEASGQASRFTQVFEQYRQAPDVTRERMFLETMERILGGTDKVIIDQAGGNAVQPFLPLDQIMRRPGQQPPAGGPAAGAPRTQR from the coding sequence ATGCCGTGGAACAATCAAGGCGGCGGCGGCCCCTGGGGCGGCGGCGGCACGGGCGGCGGTGGTGGCGGCGGTCCGCGCGGCCCCTGGGGTCAGGGTCCCCAGGGCGGCGGCGGTGGCGGCGGCGGCAACCAGCCTCCTGACCTCGAGGAGCTGATCCGCCGCAGCCAGGAGCGGCTGAAGAACGTCCTTCCGGGCGGTGGCGGCAATATCGGCGCCAAGGGCATCGCCCTCATCGCTGTCCTCGGCCTCATCATCTACGGCCTCACTGGCTTCTATACGGTCAGCCAGAACGAGGTCGGCGTGAACACCGTGTTCGGCCGCCACATCGGCAATGCCGCGCCGGGCCTGAACTGGAACCCGCCGGCGCCCTTCGGCACCGTCTACAAGGTGCCTGTCACCGACGTGCGCCGCACCGAGATCGGCTACCGCTCCGGCGGCGGGCCGCGCGGCGCCAATCGCGAGGTGCCGGAGGAGAGCCTGATGCTCACCGGCGACGAGAACATCGTCGACATCGACCTCGAGGTTCAGTGGGACGTCAACGCGGCGCAAGTCGCCAACTTCGTCTTCCAGCTCCAGAACCCGGAAGGCACCGTCAAGGCGGTGGCCGAGAGCGCCCTGCGCGAGTCCATCGGCCGGCGCAACATCCAGAACATCCTCACTGTCGATCAGGCCGCGATCGCGTCGGAAATCCGCCAGATCATGCAGCGTATCATGGACGACTACCAGTCGGGCGTGAACATCCGCGTCGTCCAGCTCCTCTCGGCCCTGCCGCCGACCCAGGTGCGCAACGCCTTCCTCGACGTCAACGCCGCCCAGCAGGACCAGACGCGCGTCCAGAACGAGGCGCGCACCTATGCCAACCAGGTGGTCCCCGAGGCGCGCGGCCGCGCCTCGCAGATCCTCCAGGAGGCCGAGGCCTACCGCGACCGCGTCGTCGCCGAGGCCAGCGGTCAGGCGAGCCGCTTCACCCAGGTCTTCGAGCAGTACCGCCAGGCTCCGGACGTGACGCGCGAGCGCATGTTCCTGGAGACCATGGAGCGCATCCTCGGCGGCACCGACAAGGTCATCATCGACCAGGCCGGCGGCAATGCCGTCCAGCCCTTCCTGCCGCTCGACCAGATCATGCGCCGCCCCGGCCAGCAGCCCCCGGCGGGCGGCCCGGCCGCCGGCGCCCCGAGGACCCAGCGATGA
- a CDS encoding DUF2065 domain-containing protein, translated as MQDFLVALGLVLVIEGLILAAFPSRIRDALETMRVTPDQQLRVVGLVAAVLGTLVVWWMRG; from the coding sequence ATGCAAGACTTTCTCGTCGCCTTGGGTCTCGTGCTCGTGATCGAGGGGCTGATCCTCGCAGCCTTCCCCTCGCGTATAAGGGATGCGCTCGAGACCATGCGCGTCACGCCGGACCAGCAGTTGCGCGTGGTGGGGCTCGTCGCCGCCGTTCTCGGCACGCTCGTCGTCTGGTGGATGCGCGGCTGA
- a CDS encoding DUF2853 family protein, translating into MSDWLADVKKYAPKADEAAVAGIVKYLGIALRNRDSSLVSFADPEEVSRVKKNFCMKKLALTDEAAIDAALAKVAAALKGDRTKNRVTVYYLLAEHFKKLDLFVKK; encoded by the coding sequence ATGAGCGACTGGTTGGCTGACGTAAAGAAATATGCGCCGAAAGCGGACGAAGCGGCCGTCGCGGGCATCGTCAAATATCTCGGCATCGCGCTCAGGAATCGCGATTCCTCTCTCGTGTCTTTTGCCGATCCCGAGGAAGTCTCCCGGGTGAAGAAGAATTTCTGCATGAAGAAGCTGGCGCTGACCGACGAGGCCGCCATCGACGCGGCGCTCGCCAAGGTCGCCGCCGCCCTCAAGGGCGACCGGACCAAGAACCGCGTGACGGTCTATTACCTGCTCGCCGAGCACTTCAAGAAGCTCGACCTCTTCGTCAAGAAGTGA
- a CDS encoding tripartite tricarboxylate transporter TctB family protein, producing the protein MFAGLFIIAFGLLIMWASSNLTGGRGANLGPGSFPRGLSFLLVAVGVVIIVQALTVVGPRLEAWSIRGPVFVLGAVLLFAMTIRGTTLNIPGIGRTDLLPPLGLIVAGPLTLVVASLAATERNWTQTLIFSAAMTAFCILLFKVALRLPIPVAPWAGW; encoded by the coding sequence ATGTTTGCGGGGCTGTTCATCATCGCCTTCGGCCTCCTGATCATGTGGGCGTCCTCGAATCTGACGGGCGGCCGCGGTGCCAATCTCGGCCCCGGCTCCTTCCCGCGCGGCCTCTCATTTCTCCTCGTGGCCGTCGGCGTGGTGATCATCGTCCAGGCCCTGACCGTCGTCGGTCCGCGCCTCGAGGCCTGGTCGATCCGCGGCCCGGTCTTCGTTCTCGGCGCCGTCCTGCTCTTCGCCATGACGATCCGCGGCACCACGCTCAACATCCCCGGAATCGGCCGCACCGATCTCCTGCCGCCGCTCGGCCTCATCGTCGCCGGACCGCTGACCCTCGTCGTCGCCAGCCTTGCCGCCACCGAGCGCAACTGGACCCAGACGCTGATCTTCTCGGCGGCCATGACCGCCTTCTGCATCCTGCTGTTCAAAGTCGCGTTGAGGCTGCCGATCCCGGTCGCCCCGTGGGCCGGCTGGTAA
- a CDS encoding succinate dehydrogenase iron-sulfur subunit — MAQFTLPKNSKITEGKTWPKPPGSNRLSEFRIYRWNPDDGANPRIDTFYVDRDDCGPMVLDGLIWIKNKVDPTLTFRRSCREGICGSCAMNIDGTNTLACTKGMDEVNAGQVKIYPLPHMPVVKDLVPDLTRFYAQHASIEPWLKTTTARPEKEWRQSKEDREKLDGLYECILCACCSTSCPSYWWNGDRYLGPAILLQAYRWLIDSRDEATGERLDNLEDPFRLYRCHTIMNCSKACPKGLNPAKAIAEIKKMMVARQV, encoded by the coding sequence ATGGCTCAGTTCACGCTTCCGAAGAACTCGAAGATCACAGAGGGAAAGACCTGGCCGAAGCCGCCGGGGTCGAACCGGCTGAGCGAGTTCCGCATCTATCGCTGGAATCCGGACGACGGCGCCAATCCGCGCATCGACACGTTCTACGTGGACCGCGACGATTGCGGCCCGATGGTCCTCGACGGGCTCATCTGGATCAAGAACAAGGTCGACCCCACCCTGACCTTCCGCCGCTCCTGCCGTGAGGGCATCTGCGGCTCTTGCGCCATGAACATCGACGGCACCAACACCCTCGCCTGCACCAAGGGCATGGACGAGGTGAATGCCGGCCAGGTGAAGATCTACCCGCTGCCGCACATGCCGGTGGTGAAGGATCTCGTCCCCGACCTCACCCGCTTCTACGCCCAGCACGCCTCCATCGAGCCCTGGCTGAAGACGACCACCGCCCGCCCCGAGAAGGAGTGGCGGCAGTCGAAGGAGGACCGCGAGAAGCTCGACGGCCTCTACGAATGCATCCTCTGCGCCTGCTGCTCCACCTCCTGCCCGAGCTACTGGTGGAACGGCGACCGCTATCTCGGCCCCGCGATCCTGCTGCAGGCCTATCGCTGGCTCATCGATTCCCGTGACGAGGCCACCGGCGAGCGCCTCGACAATCTCGAGGATCCGTTCCGGCTCTACCGCTGCCACACGATCATGAACTGCTCGAAGGCCTGCCCGAAGGGTCTCAACCCCGCCAAGGCCATCGCCGAGATCAAGAAGATGATGGTGGCGCGCCAGGTCTGA
- a CDS encoding thymidylate synthase: MRHPEYQYLDLLERVLETGDERIDRTGVGTRSVFGSMVRFDLSQGHVPILTSKRVYWKTAVKEMLWFLTGGTNIQDLLKDNVRIWTDWPLASYRAATGETITQTDFERRILEDDAFARRWGELGPVYGKQWRRWLGPDGREHDQIAVLVQLLKNNPSSRRMLFHGWNVAELSDMALPPCHMVYQYHVTSGGRLNCLLFQRSVDLLLGAPFNFVGAATLQLMLAQQSKLEPGELIWVGGDTHLYRNHLDVAREQIRRDPRPFPTMSIVRDVPSIDDYKISDFLVENYDPHPAIQADVAV, translated from the coding sequence ATGAGACATCCAGAATACCAGTACCTCGACCTACTCGAACGAGTACTGGAAACAGGGGACGAGCGAATAGACCGCACCGGCGTCGGCACCCGGTCAGTCTTTGGTAGTATGGTCCGCTTCGACCTATCGCAAGGGCATGTCCCGATCCTCACCTCGAAGCGAGTATATTGGAAAACTGCTGTTAAGGAGATGCTGTGGTTCCTGACGGGCGGCACCAACATTCAAGACCTTCTCAAAGATAACGTCCGAATTTGGACGGATTGGCCGCTCGCCTCCTACCGAGCTGCGACCGGGGAAACGATCACGCAAACAGATTTCGAGCGCCGCATATTAGAGGACGACGCTTTTGCTCGGAGATGGGGCGAACTCGGCCCGGTCTACGGGAAGCAATGGCGTCGCTGGTTGGGGCCAGATGGACGAGAGCATGACCAGATTGCTGTGCTCGTTCAACTGCTCAAAAATAATCCATCAAGTCGGCGAATGCTTTTTCACGGTTGGAACGTTGCTGAACTCAGTGACATGGCGCTGCCTCCATGTCACATGGTGTACCAGTATCATGTAACCTCAGGCGGAAGACTCAATTGTTTACTCTTTCAAAGGTCTGTCGATCTTTTGCTCGGGGCCCCGTTCAATTTTGTAGGCGCTGCAACTCTTCAGTTGATGCTTGCACAGCAGTCCAAGCTTGAGCCTGGAGAGCTGATTTGGGTCGGTGGCGATACGCACCTCTACAGGAATCATCTAGACGTGGCCCGCGAGCAGATCCGCCGTGATCCCCGGCCGTTTCCCACCATGAGTATAGTAAGGGACGTTCCTAGCATCGATGATTACAAAATTTCGGATTTCTTGGTTGAGAACTACGATCCTCACCCTGCAATCCAAGCGGATGTTGCGGTATGA
- a CDS encoding SspB family protein has protein sequence MPTDLIRYDLLAQDALRGVVRRVLLDAARDGLPGDHHFYITFDTRAPGVRLSNRMREKYPLEMTVVLQHQYWDLIVTEHSFEVGLSFGGIPERLLVPFDAVKGFFDPSVQFGLQFEVAGAEAEKGDTGVREITPRPSGEAEPSAVSPLPASAPRAEPGDAPKADHPGTDAGAAGAEVVSLDKFRKK, from the coding sequence ATGCCAACAGACCTCATTCGCTACGATCTTCTGGCCCAGGACGCGCTGCGCGGCGTGGTCCGCCGTGTCCTCCTCGACGCGGCGCGCGACGGCCTGCCGGGCGACCATCATTTCTACATCACCTTCGACACCCGCGCTCCCGGCGTCCGCCTGTCCAACCGCATGCGGGAGAAGTACCCGCTGGAGATGACGGTGGTTCTCCAGCACCAGTACTGGGACCTGATCGTCACCGAGCACAGCTTCGAGGTGGGCCTCTCTTTCGGCGGCATCCCCGAGCGCCTGCTCGTGCCCTTCGACGCGGTCAAAGGCTTCTTCGATCCCTCCGTCCAGTTCGGCCTCCAGTTCGAGGTGGCCGGCGCCGAGGCGGAGAAGGGCGACACGGGGGTGCGCGAGATCACTCCCCGCCCGTCCGGCGAGGCAGAACCCTCCGCGGTCTCGCCGCTGCCGGCTTCCGCGCCCCGGGCCGAGCCCGGCGACGCCCCCAAGGCCGATCATCCCGGCACCGATGCCGGGGCGGCCGGCGCCGAGGTCGTCAGCCTCGACAAGTTCCGCAAGAAATAA
- a CDS encoding DUF4169 family protein has protein sequence MGDIVNLKRARKRKAREAESLGADANRLRFGRPAGERKLEEARKALDAKRLDGHKRPE, from the coding sequence ATGGGTGACATCGTCAATTTGAAGCGCGCACGCAAACGCAAGGCGCGCGAAGCGGAGTCCCTCGGCGCTGACGCCAATCGTCTGCGCTTTGGTCGTCCAGCCGGCGAGCGAAAGCTCGAAGAGGCACGCAAGGCCCTCGACGCCAAGCGGCTGGACGGTCACAAGCGCCCGGAGTGA
- a CDS encoding YHS domain-containing (seleno)protein, with protein MPPASSLTRRALGPLLAGASLLVSAMSAVAGPEVYTGTLSNLAADGYDVVAFHREGRALRGDPRFTHRWKDAVWRFASANARDAFAADPARYAPAYGGHCSWAAAQGYRASGDPRHWRIVAGRLHFNYDARVHRTWLADAESLIAAADRKWPSILAQ; from the coding sequence ATGCCGCCTGCCTCCAGCCTCACCCGCCGCGCCCTCGGCCCCCTCCTCGCGGGCGCCTCGCTCCTCGTCTCCGCCATGTCCGCCGTCGCCGGACCCGAGGTCTATACGGGCACGCTCTCAAACCTCGCCGCCGACGGCTACGACGTCGTCGCCTTCCACCGCGAGGGACGGGCGCTGCGCGGCGATCCGCGCTTCACCCATCGCTGGAAGGACGCCGTGTGGCGCTTCGCCAGCGCCAACGCCCGCGACGCCTTCGCCGCCGATCCCGCCCGTTACGCCCCCGCCTATGGCGGCCACTGCTCCTGGGCCGCCGCCCAGGGCTACCGTGCCTCGGGCGATCCCCGCCACTGGCGCATCGTCGCCGGCCGGCTCCACTTCAACTACGACGCCCGGGTCCACCGGACCTGGCTCGCCGATGCCGAGAGTCTCATCGCCGCCGCCGATCGCAAGTGGCCCTCGATCCTGGCGCAGTGA
- a CDS encoding ribbon-helix-helix domain-containing protein, producing the protein MKSHVVKRSIVVEGHKTSVSLEDEFWNALKEIAAERRETLSDLVGQIDGGRTHGNLSSSIRLFVLDHYRTRSAATS; encoded by the coding sequence ATGAAGAGCCACGTTGTCAAACGTTCGATCGTGGTCGAGGGCCACAAGACCAGCGTCAGCCTGGAGGACGAATTCTGGAATGCCCTGAAGGAAATCGCCGCCGAGCGCCGCGAGACCCTGTCGGATCTCGTGGGGCAGATCGACGGGGGCCGGACCCATGGCAATCTGTCGTCTTCGATCCGGCTCTTCGTGCTGGATCATTACCGTACGCGAAGCGCCGCAACCAGTTGA